The following coding sequences lie in one Paracidovorax avenae genomic window:
- a CDS encoding PilT/PilU family type 4a pilus ATPase: MSTMERILRLMAEKRASDVYLSANAPVLIKINGECVPVNSQLLPFDAPKNLLAEIVPPDRIEELEETGELNMGVPLTGVGRFRVSAMRQRGSYAVVVRFIAQHIPELSSLNLPPILGELILEKRGLLLVVGATGSGKSTTLASMIDSRNTQLTGHILTVEDPVEYQFKNKKSIINQREIGSDTQSLQTALKNALRQAPDVILIGEIRDRETMSAAIAYAQSGHLCLATLHGNNSYHALNRILSFYPVEVRPTMLGDLASALKAIVSQRLVRSPAGERLPAVEVLLNTKLVGEMIEQGNFSGVREAMEKSMAEGSQTFEHDLARLVIEGRIDRKEGLAYADSPTNLMWRLQNDFSIAAKAARDRKDAGAQDDEDQPSFTEIVLDVKPQ; encoded by the coding sequence ATGAGCACGATGGAGCGGATTCTCCGGCTGATGGCCGAAAAGCGGGCCTCGGACGTCTATCTCTCGGCCAACGCCCCGGTCCTCATCAAGATCAACGGCGAGTGCGTGCCCGTCAACAGCCAGCTGCTGCCCTTCGATGCACCGAAGAACCTGCTGGCCGAAATCGTGCCGCCGGACCGCATCGAGGAGCTGGAGGAAACCGGCGAGCTCAATATGGGCGTGCCACTCACGGGCGTGGGCCGCTTCCGCGTGAGCGCCATGCGCCAGCGGGGCAGCTACGCAGTGGTCGTGCGGTTCATCGCGCAGCACATCCCGGAGCTGTCCAGCCTCAACCTGCCGCCCATCCTCGGCGAACTGATCCTCGAGAAGCGCGGCCTGCTGCTGGTCGTGGGGGCGACGGGCTCGGGCAAGAGCACCACGCTGGCCTCGATGATCGACAGCCGCAACACGCAGCTCACGGGCCACATCCTCACGGTGGAAGACCCGGTCGAGTACCAGTTCAAGAACAAGAAGTCGATCATCAACCAGCGCGAGATCGGCTCCGACACCCAGTCCCTGCAGACCGCACTGAAGAACGCGCTGCGCCAGGCGCCCGACGTGATCCTGATCGGCGAGATCCGCGACCGCGAGACCATGTCCGCGGCCATCGCGTATGCGCAGTCGGGCCACCTGTGCCTCGCCACCCTGCACGGCAACAACAGCTACCACGCGCTGAACCGGATCCTCAGCTTCTACCCGGTCGAGGTGCGCCCCACCATGCTGGGCGACCTGGCCTCGGCCCTGAAGGCCATCGTCTCGCAGCGCCTGGTGCGCTCTCCCGCCGGCGAGCGCCTGCCCGCGGTGGAAGTGCTGCTCAACACCAAGCTCGTGGGCGAGATGATCGAGCAGGGCAATTTCTCCGGCGTGCGCGAGGCCATGGAAAAATCCATGGCCGAAGGCTCGCAGACGTTCGAGCATGACCTGGCCCGCCTGGTCATCGAAGGCCGCATCGACCGCAAGGAAGGCCTGGCCTATGCCGATTCGCCCACCAACCTGATGTGGCGCCTGCAGAACGACTTCTCGATCGCCGCCAAGGCCGCGCGCGACCGCAAGGACGCGGGCGCGCAGGACGACGAAGACCAGCCCTCTTTCACCGAGATCGTCCTGGACGTCAAGCCCCAGTGA
- the prmB gene encoding 50S ribosomal protein L3 N(5)-glutamine methyltransferase: MSTTPRPVPPAGPVRGDTVPELVASAAARLDAAGVAFGHGTTNAHDEAAWLVLWRLGLPLDTPLEDAASVAPDRQAQVAELIEQRIASRKPAAYLTQEAWLQGVPFYVDERAIVPRSFIAELLADGSIDGFLGEHTRDVLDLCTGNGSLAVLAAMAYPDVRVTGADLSPDALDVARINVERHGLQGRVALALSDGLSSVPGPWDLILCNPPYVNAASMAALPQEYRAEPELALAGGADGMDFVRRLLADAPAALREDGVLILEIGNERAHFEAAFPHLPAFWLETSAGEDQVLLLTREALVLAPPPSAA; encoded by the coding sequence ATGAGCACGACACCCCGACCCGTCCCGCCCGCGGGCCCCGTGCGCGGCGATACCGTGCCGGAACTGGTCGCGAGCGCAGCCGCGCGCCTGGACGCTGCCGGCGTGGCCTTCGGGCACGGCACCACGAATGCGCACGACGAGGCCGCCTGGCTGGTGCTGTGGCGCCTGGGCCTGCCGCTGGACACGCCGCTGGAAGATGCCGCCAGCGTGGCGCCCGACCGGCAGGCGCAGGTCGCGGAGCTGATCGAGCAGCGCATCGCCTCCCGCAAGCCCGCGGCCTACCTGACGCAGGAGGCCTGGCTGCAGGGCGTGCCGTTCTATGTCGATGAGCGCGCCATCGTCCCGCGCAGCTTCATCGCGGAACTGCTCGCGGACGGCAGCATCGACGGCTTCCTCGGGGAGCATACGCGCGACGTGCTCGACCTGTGCACCGGCAACGGCAGCCTCGCCGTGCTGGCGGCCATGGCCTACCCCGACGTGCGCGTGACCGGCGCGGACCTGTCCCCGGATGCCCTCGACGTCGCCCGCATCAACGTCGAGCGCCACGGCCTCCAAGGCCGCGTGGCGCTGGCCCTCTCGGACGGCCTCTCGTCCGTTCCCGGCCCGTGGGACCTGATCCTCTGCAACCCGCCCTACGTGAACGCGGCCAGCATGGCGGCGCTCCCGCAGGAGTACCGCGCCGAACCGGAACTGGCGCTGGCGGGCGGCGCCGACGGCATGGACTTCGTCCGCAGGCTGCTGGCGGATGCGCCGGCCGCGCTGCGCGAGGACGGCGTGCTCATCCTCGAGATCGGCAACGAGCGCGCGCATTTCGAAGCCGCTTTCCCGCATCTGCCGGCCTTCTGGCTCGAGACCAGCGCGGGCGAGGACCAGGTGCTGCTGCTCACGCGCGAGGCGCTGGTACTGGCCCCGCCGCCCTCCGCCGCCTGA
- the dapD gene encoding 2,3,4,5-tetrahydropyridine-2,6-dicarboxylate N-succinyltransferase — MTQQLQNIIDTAWENRASLSPSAAPREVQDAVEHVIAELDAGKLRVATREGVGQWTVHQWIKKAVLLSFRLKDNELIEAGSLGFYDKVPTKFAGRSAAEMAATGVRVVPPAVARRGSFIAKGAILMPSYVNIGAYVDEGTMVDTWATVGSCAQVGKHVHLSGGVGLGGVLEPLQANPTIIEDNCFIGARSEIVEGVIVEENSVISMGVYIGQSTPIYDRTTDTVSYGRVPAGSVVVSGSLPKGDGKYSMYAAIIVKKVDAKTRSTTSLNDLLRD; from the coding sequence ATGACCCAACAACTGCAGAACATCATCGACACCGCCTGGGAGAACCGCGCCAGCCTCTCGCCCTCCGCCGCCCCGCGCGAGGTGCAGGATGCCGTCGAGCACGTGATCGCCGAACTCGATGCCGGCAAGCTGCGCGTGGCCACCCGCGAGGGCGTCGGCCAGTGGACCGTGCACCAGTGGATCAAGAAGGCCGTGCTGCTGTCGTTCCGCCTGAAGGACAACGAGCTGATCGAGGCCGGCAGCCTCGGCTTCTACGACAAGGTGCCGACCAAGTTCGCCGGCCGTTCGGCCGCCGAGATGGCCGCCACCGGCGTGCGCGTGGTGCCGCCGGCCGTGGCGCGCCGCGGCAGCTTCATCGCCAAGGGCGCGATCCTCATGCCCAGCTACGTGAACATCGGCGCCTACGTGGACGAAGGCACCATGGTCGATACCTGGGCCACCGTCGGCTCCTGCGCGCAGGTGGGCAAGCACGTGCACCTGTCCGGCGGCGTGGGCCTCGGCGGCGTGCTGGAGCCCCTGCAGGCCAACCCGACCATCATCGAGGACAACTGCTTCATCGGCGCGCGCTCGGAGATCGTCGAAGGCGTGATCGTCGAAGAGAACTCCGTCATCTCCATGGGCGTGTACATCGGCCAGAGCACCCCCATCTACGACCGCACCACCGACACCGTGAGCTACGGCCGCGTGCCGGCGGGCTCGGTGGTGGTGAGCGGCAGCCTGCCCAAGGGCGACGGCAAGTACAGCATGTACGCGGCCATCATCGTCAAGAAGGTGGATGCGAAGACCCGCTCCACCACCAGCCTGAACGACCTGCTGCGCGACTGA
- the rsxB gene encoding electron transport complex subunit RsxB: MTASPAAAAIPRGGLAARIDAALPQTQCTRCGYPDCASYADAVAEGTADINRCPPGGTEGVARLAALTGRAPLPLDPQCGAEGPRSLAVIDELACIGCTLCIKACPTDAILGTHKRMHTVIEAHCTGCELCIPVCPVDCIAMENATGDATGWAAWSATQAGRARQRYQVHRLRTASDAERAPTASALEPDHATAAPAVKSGHAPLQEDIRPASPASSIQPSAEDRRAAIAAALARARERRGGGTQ; the protein is encoded by the coding sequence TTGACGGCGTCTCCCGCCGCTGCCGCCATCCCACGCGGCGGCCTGGCGGCCCGGATCGATGCGGCGTTGCCGCAGACGCAGTGCACCCGTTGCGGGTACCCCGACTGCGCCTCGTATGCGGATGCGGTCGCGGAAGGCACGGCGGACATCAACCGGTGCCCGCCGGGAGGCACCGAGGGCGTCGCGCGCCTGGCAGCGCTCACCGGGCGCGCGCCGCTGCCGCTCGACCCGCAGTGCGGCGCCGAAGGGCCCCGCAGCCTCGCCGTGATCGACGAGCTGGCCTGCATCGGTTGCACCCTGTGCATCAAGGCCTGCCCCACGGATGCGATCCTGGGCACCCACAAGCGCATGCACACCGTGATCGAGGCCCATTGCACCGGATGCGAGCTTTGCATTCCCGTGTGCCCCGTGGACTGCATCGCGATGGAGAACGCCACCGGCGATGCCACGGGATGGGCCGCATGGTCCGCCACGCAGGCCGGCCGGGCCCGGCAGCGCTACCAGGTGCACCGCCTGCGCACGGCCTCGGACGCGGAGCGGGCCCCAACGGCCTCCGCCCTGGAACCGGACCATGCCACCGCAGCGCCCGCGGTCAAATCCGGGCATGCGCCATTGCAGGAAGACATTCGCCCTGCGTCGCCGGCCTCGAGCATCCAGCCGTCCGCCGAAGACCGCCGCGCTGCCATCGCGGCAGCCCTGGCACGCGCCCGCGAGCGCCGGGGCGGCGGAACGCAGTGA
- a CDS encoding ABC-F family ATP-binding cassette domain-containing protein, translating into MILLNNVTLRRGAKVLLDSASVTLNPGEKVGLVGRNGAGKSTLFALLNGSLHEDGGDFSMPPTWRMAQVAQHMPETEESATDFVLNGDTRLSALRGELQAAEESGDGMAIAQAYADLGDAGEHDAVPRAQALILGLGFKVEELGRPVNSFSGGWRMRLQLARALMCPSDLLLLDEPTNHLDLDALVWLEAWLQRYAGTLIVISHDREFLDAITTVTLHIDNARLTRYGGNYSRFEELRAQQMELQAASYAKQQDKIAHLQKFIDRFKAKASKAKQAQSRVKALERMEKIAPVLMGAEFTFSFKEPANLPNPMLAITDASFGYLDEDGGAPKTILRHVNRSVLAGQRIGILGANGQGKSTLVKTIARTMRPLSGSVTEGKGLSIGYFAQQELDVLRPADNPLEHMIRLAKELGAQSREPSREQDLRNYLGTFNFSGDMVKQSVGTMSGGEKARLVLAMIVWQRPNLLLLDEPTNHLDLATREALSMALNEFEGTVMLVSHDRALLRAVCDEFWLVGRGAVGPFDGDLDDYQRYLLDESKRLRDEARALASAPAAPREDSTARPPAPVAPPVSAPAAAPAAAPKDAREQRKLGAQARQQLAEKTRPLRRELDQINQRLAALASEKAELEQRLSQPLPPAEIADCGRRLKACGDETGQLEERWLELSESIEALEQGADK; encoded by the coding sequence ATGATCCTTCTGAACAATGTCACCTTGCGCCGCGGCGCCAAGGTGTTGCTGGACAGCGCCAGCGTCACCCTCAACCCCGGCGAGAAAGTCGGCCTCGTGGGACGCAACGGTGCCGGCAAATCCACCCTTTTCGCGTTGCTCAACGGCTCGCTCCACGAGGACGGCGGCGACTTCTCGATGCCCCCCACCTGGCGCATGGCCCAGGTGGCGCAGCACATGCCCGAGACGGAGGAATCCGCCACCGACTTCGTGCTGAACGGCGACACGCGGCTCAGCGCGCTGCGCGGCGAACTGCAGGCTGCGGAAGAATCCGGCGACGGCATGGCGATCGCGCAGGCCTACGCGGACCTCGGGGATGCCGGCGAGCACGATGCCGTGCCACGCGCCCAGGCGCTCATCCTCGGCCTGGGCTTCAAGGTGGAGGAACTGGGCAGGCCCGTGAACAGCTTCTCCGGTGGCTGGCGCATGCGCCTGCAGCTCGCGCGGGCCCTCATGTGCCCGAGCGACCTGCTGCTGCTGGACGAGCCGACCAACCACCTGGACCTCGACGCCCTCGTCTGGCTGGAAGCCTGGCTGCAGCGCTATGCCGGCACCCTGATCGTCATCAGCCACGACCGGGAGTTCCTGGACGCCATCACCACGGTCACGCTGCACATCGACAACGCGCGGCTGACGCGCTACGGCGGCAACTACAGCCGCTTCGAGGAACTGCGCGCCCAGCAGATGGAACTGCAGGCCGCCAGCTATGCCAAGCAGCAGGACAAGATCGCCCACCTGCAGAAGTTCATCGACCGCTTCAAGGCCAAGGCCAGCAAGGCCAAGCAGGCCCAGAGCCGGGTCAAGGCGCTGGAGCGGATGGAGAAAATCGCCCCCGTGCTCATGGGTGCGGAGTTCACCTTCAGCTTCAAGGAGCCCGCCAACCTGCCCAACCCGATGCTGGCGATCACGGATGCGTCCTTCGGCTACCTGGACGAGGACGGCGGCGCCCCCAAGACCATCCTGCGCCACGTGAACCGCTCGGTCCTGGCAGGCCAGCGCATCGGCATCCTCGGCGCGAACGGCCAGGGCAAATCCACGCTGGTCAAGACCATCGCGCGCACCATGCGGCCGCTGTCCGGCAGCGTGACCGAAGGCAAGGGCCTGTCCATCGGCTACTTCGCCCAGCAGGAACTCGACGTGCTGCGGCCCGCCGACAACCCGCTGGAACACATGATCCGCCTCGCGAAGGAGCTGGGCGCCCAGTCGCGCGAGCCCAGCCGTGAGCAGGACCTGCGCAACTACCTGGGCACCTTCAACTTCTCGGGCGACATGGTCAAGCAATCCGTGGGCACGATGAGCGGCGGCGAGAAGGCCCGGCTGGTGCTGGCGATGATCGTCTGGCAACGCCCCAACCTGCTGCTGCTCGACGAGCCGACCAACCACCTGGACCTCGCCACGCGCGAAGCACTGTCGATGGCGCTCAACGAGTTCGAGGGCACGGTGATGCTGGTGAGCCACGACCGGGCGCTCCTGCGCGCGGTCTGCGACGAATTCTGGCTGGTGGGACGCGGGGCCGTGGGCCCCTTCGACGGCGATCTGGACGACTACCAGCGCTACCTGCTCGACGAATCCAAGCGGCTGCGCGACGAGGCCCGCGCACTGGCCTCCGCCCCGGCGGCGCCCCGGGAAGACTCCACTGCCCGGCCTCCCGCACCCGTGGCCCCGCCGGTGTCCGCACCTGCGGCCGCTCCCGCCGCGGCACCGAAGGATGCCCGGGAACAACGCAAGCTCGGTGCCCAGGCCCGGCAGCAGCTCGCGGAGAAAACCCGCCCCTTGCGGCGCGAGCTCGACCAGATCAACCAGCGCCTGGCTGCCCTGGCCTCGGAAAAGGCCGAGCTGGAACAGCGCCTGAGCCAACCCCTGCCCCCCGCCGAGATCGCCGACTGCGGCCGCCGCCTCAAGGCCTGCGGGGACGAAACCGGTCAACTGGAGGAACGCTGGTTGGAACTTTCCGAATCCATCGAGGCCCTGGAACAAGGGGCGGACAAGTAA
- the phbB gene encoding acetoacetyl-CoA reductase, producing the protein MNQKVAYVTGGMGGIGTAICQRLHKDGFKVIAGCGPTRDHAKWLAEQKALGFTFHASVGNVGDWDSTVAAFTKAKAEHGSIDVLVNNAGITRDRMFVKMSREDWDAVIETNLNSMFNVTKQVVGDMVEKGWGRIINISSVNGEKGQAGQTNYSAAKAGMHGFSMALAQELATKGVTVNTVSPGYIGTDMVKAIRPDVLEKIVATVPVKRLGEPSEIASIIAWLASEEGGYATGADFSVNGGLHMG; encoded by the coding sequence ATGAATCAGAAAGTAGCGTATGTCACTGGGGGCATGGGTGGCATCGGAACGGCCATCTGCCAGCGGCTGCACAAGGATGGCTTCAAGGTCATCGCGGGCTGCGGCCCGACCCGGGACCATGCCAAGTGGCTGGCCGAGCAGAAGGCCCTGGGCTTCACGTTCCATGCGTCCGTCGGCAACGTCGGCGACTGGGATTCCACGGTGGCGGCCTTCACCAAGGCCAAGGCCGAGCACGGCAGCATCGACGTGCTGGTGAACAACGCCGGCATCACGCGCGACCGCATGTTCGTGAAGATGTCCCGCGAGGACTGGGATGCGGTGATCGAAACCAACCTCAACAGCATGTTCAACGTGACCAAGCAGGTCGTGGGCGACATGGTGGAAAAGGGCTGGGGCCGCATCATCAACATCAGCAGCGTGAACGGCGAGAAGGGCCAGGCCGGCCAGACCAACTACTCGGCAGCGAAGGCCGGCATGCACGGCTTCTCGATGGCGCTGGCGCAGGAACTCGCCACCAAGGGCGTGACGGTGAACACCGTGAGCCCGGGGTACATCGGCACCGACATGGTCAAGGCCATCCGGCCCGACGTGCTGGAGAAGATCGTCGCCACCGTGCCGGTCAAGCGCCTGGGCGAACCCAGCGAGATCGCCTCGATCATCGCGTGGCTGGCGTCGGAAGAAGGGGGCTACGCCACCGGGGCCGATTTCTCGGTCAACGGCGGCCTGCACATGGGCTGA
- a CDS encoding methyl-accepting chemotaxis protein: protein MAAFLPLRPGVRLLRGLRIPAKLALCTGVALAALGLTVWACAAWGAAAGAGMASAWGAILVYLGLALAAGLSDDLGRVAEAMEAAARGDLSRSVPSGGRDEPAMLAQSLARMVVTLSSMVADIRSNAALVAHAGHSLAVDNRALAERTEQQAASLEQTAASVEQLVAAVQQNAQTAQAADRRASELRAAADEGTQAMGRAVDSVQAIQQGARRMAEITGVIDSIAFQTNILALNAAVEAARAGEQGRGFAVVAAEVRTLAQRSGQAAREIRDLIGDSVRQVEASAALMRAAGDGIGGMAEGIRGVAAHVSEISGSGAQQSAGLAEVSAAVQQIDGVTQHNARMVGHAVQQAEALGSRAATLAKAVQAFRLQQGTADEAQALVARAAAQRAAAGSREAFLRQLTDPAQPFHDRDMYVFVLDRAGTYLAFGGNPAKVGTRVQDIPGIDGARLVEDIVAQAERAPGWVEYDITNPATGKVQTKMSYVQALEGAYLGCGVYKSLAARG from the coding sequence ATGGCTGCCTTCCTGCCGCTGCGTCCGGGCGTCCGGCTTCTGCGCGGACTGCGGATTCCCGCCAAGCTGGCGCTGTGCACGGGCGTGGCACTGGCTGCGCTGGGCCTGACCGTGTGGGCCTGCGCCGCATGGGGCGCGGCTGCCGGCGCCGGGATGGCCTCGGCATGGGGGGCGATCCTGGTCTATCTCGGCCTGGCGCTGGCGGCGGGGCTGTCGGATGACCTGGGCCGCGTGGCCGAGGCCATGGAGGCGGCCGCGCGCGGCGACCTGTCCCGCTCCGTGCCGTCCGGCGGACGGGACGAGCCGGCGATGCTGGCGCAGTCGCTGGCCCGCATGGTGGTGACGCTCTCCTCCATGGTGGCCGACATCCGCAGCAATGCGGCGCTGGTCGCGCATGCCGGCCACAGTCTGGCCGTGGACAACCGGGCCCTGGCCGAGCGCACGGAGCAGCAGGCCGCGAGCCTGGAGCAGACCGCCGCCAGCGTGGAGCAACTGGTGGCCGCCGTGCAGCAGAACGCCCAGACGGCGCAGGCGGCGGACCGGCGGGCGTCGGAGCTGCGCGCGGCGGCCGACGAGGGCACGCAGGCCATGGGCCGCGCCGTGGATTCGGTGCAGGCGATCCAGCAGGGCGCACGGCGCATGGCGGAGATCACCGGCGTGATCGATTCCATCGCGTTCCAGACCAACATCCTGGCGCTCAATGCGGCCGTGGAAGCCGCCCGCGCGGGCGAGCAGGGCCGCGGTTTCGCGGTCGTGGCGGCGGAGGTGCGCACGCTGGCCCAGCGCTCGGGCCAGGCGGCGCGCGAGATCCGCGACCTGATCGGCGATTCCGTGCGGCAGGTGGAGGCGAGCGCCGCGCTCATGCGCGCCGCGGGCGACGGCATCGGCGGCATGGCGGAGGGCATCCGCGGCGTGGCCGCCCACGTGAGCGAAATTTCGGGCTCGGGCGCCCAGCAGAGTGCCGGCCTGGCGGAGGTCAGCGCGGCCGTGCAGCAGATCGACGGGGTCACCCAGCACAACGCGCGCATGGTGGGCCATGCCGTGCAGCAGGCGGAGGCGCTCGGCAGCCGCGCCGCCACGCTGGCGAAGGCGGTGCAGGCCTTCCGGCTGCAGCAGGGGACGGCCGACGAGGCGCAGGCCCTGGTGGCGCGTGCCGCGGCGCAGCGCGCGGCCGCCGGGTCCCGGGAGGCATTCCTGCGGCAGCTGACCGATCCGGCCCAGCCCTTCCATGACCGGGACATGTATGTCTTCGTGCTGGACCGGGCCGGTACCTACCTGGCTTTCGGCGGCAATCCCGCCAAGGTGGGCACCCGGGTGCAGGACATCCCCGGCATCGATGGCGCGCGGCTGGTGGAGGACATCGTGGCGCAGGCCGAGCGCGCACCCGGCTGGGTGGAGTACGACATCACCAACCCGGCCACGGGCAAGGTGCAGACCAAGATGTCCTATGTGCAGGCGCTGGAGGGCGCGTACCTGGGCTGCGGCGTGTACAAGTCGCTCGCGGCCCGGGGATGA
- the dapC gene encoding succinyldiaminopimelate transaminase: MNPLLTHLQPYPFERLRQLFAGVQPPAGLPAISLGMGEPRHPTPAFIRQALTDHLGGLASYPATAGDPRLREACAQWLQRRYCIAVDAATQVLPVNGSREALFAFAQTVIDPTREGATVVCPNPFYQIYEGAALLSGARAYYAPSDPARNFAVDWDGVPEDVWKHTQLLFVCSPGNPTGAVMPLAEWEKLFALSDRYGFVIASDECYSEIYFRDEPPLGGLEAAARLGRTDFRNLVAFTSLSKRSNVPGLRSGFVAGDAGLMKAFLLYRTYHGSAMGPAVQGASIAAWSDEAHVQENRDLYRRKFEQVTPLLAQVMDVALPDAGFYLWAGVPERLGMDDAAFARALLAQYNVTVLPGSYLARESGGRNPGAGRVRMALVAEVEECLEAARRIVQFIQSHP; this comes from the coding sequence ATGAATCCCCTGCTCACCCATTTGCAGCCCTATCCGTTCGAGCGGCTGCGGCAGCTCTTCGCGGGGGTGCAGCCCCCCGCCGGCCTCCCGGCGATCAGTCTCGGCATGGGCGAACCCCGCCATCCCACGCCGGCCTTCATCCGGCAGGCCCTGACGGACCACCTGGGCGGTCTCGCCAGCTACCCCGCCACCGCAGGCGATCCCCGCCTGCGCGAAGCCTGCGCGCAATGGCTGCAGCGCCGCTACTGCATCGCGGTGGATGCCGCGACGCAGGTCCTGCCCGTGAACGGCTCCCGCGAAGCCCTGTTCGCGTTCGCCCAGACCGTGATCGATCCCACGCGCGAAGGCGCGACCGTGGTCTGCCCCAACCCGTTCTATCAAATCTACGAAGGCGCGGCCCTGCTCTCGGGCGCCCGCGCCTACTACGCCCCCAGCGATCCGGCGCGCAATTTCGCGGTGGACTGGGACGGCGTTCCCGAGGACGTCTGGAAACACACGCAGTTGCTCTTCGTCTGTTCGCCGGGCAATCCCACGGGGGCGGTCATGCCGCTGGCCGAGTGGGAAAAACTCTTCGCGCTCAGCGACCGCTACGGCTTCGTGATCGCCTCCGACGAGTGCTACAGCGAGATCTATTTCCGCGACGAGCCCCCGCTGGGCGGGCTCGAGGCCGCGGCCCGGCTCGGACGGACGGATTTCCGCAACCTCGTGGCCTTCACCAGCCTCTCCAAGCGCAGCAACGTGCCGGGCCTGCGCAGCGGGTTCGTGGCGGGCGATGCCGGGCTGATGAAGGCCTTCCTGCTCTACCGCACCTACCACGGCAGCGCCATGGGGCCGGCCGTGCAGGGCGCGAGCATCGCCGCCTGGAGCGACGAGGCGCACGTCCAGGAAAATCGCGACCTCTACCGCCGCAAGTTCGAGCAGGTCACGCCGCTGCTCGCGCAGGTGATGGACGTCGCCCTGCCGGACGCCGGCTTCTATCTCTGGGCCGGCGTGCCGGAACGCCTCGGCATGGACGACGCGGCATTCGCCCGCGCCCTGCTCGCTCAATACAATGTGACCGTGCTGCCGGGCAGCTACCTCGCGCGCGAATCCGGCGGCCGCAATCCCGGTGCCGGGCGCGTGCGCATGGCGCTCGTGGCCGAGGTCGAGGAATGCCTCGAAGCCGCGCGCCGCATCGTGCAATTCATCCAATCCCATCCCTGA
- the dapE gene encoding succinyl-diaminopimelate desuccinylase, whose translation MSRTLILAEQLISRPSVTPEDAGCLELLAERLAPLGFTCERMDSGPDSFRVSNLWARRAATGGATAPARTLVFAGHTDVVPTGPLEQWNSPPFTPSHRDGRLYGRGASDMKTSIAAFVVAVEEFLAATPEPSIALAFLLTSDEEGPSVDGTKVVVEELAARGETLDWCIVGEPTSVRKTGDMIKNGRRGTLSGKLTVRGIQGHIAYPQLARNPIHQALPALAELAATEWDRGNDYFPPTSWQISNIHGGTGATNVIPGTVVVDFNFRFCTESTAEGLKTRVHNLLDRHGLEYDLTWTLGGQPFLTTPGELVAAVQQAITEETGIATELSTTGGTSDGRFIARVCPQVIELGPPNATIHKIDEHVVVADVEPLKNIYRRTLERLNAQAAAA comes from the coding sequence ATGTCCCGTACCCTGATCCTGGCTGAACAGCTCATCTCCCGTCCGTCCGTCACGCCCGAGGATGCCGGCTGCCTCGAACTGCTGGCCGAGCGCCTGGCCCCGCTGGGCTTCACCTGCGAGCGCATGGACAGCGGGCCGGACAGCTTCCGCGTCAGCAACCTCTGGGCACGCCGGGCTGCGACCGGCGGCGCTACCGCCCCCGCGCGGACCCTGGTGTTCGCGGGCCACACCGACGTGGTGCCCACCGGCCCGCTGGAGCAGTGGAACAGCCCGCCGTTCACGCCCTCCCACCGGGATGGACGGCTCTACGGCCGGGGCGCCAGCGACATGAAGACCTCCATCGCCGCCTTCGTCGTGGCGGTGGAGGAATTCCTGGCCGCCACGCCCGAACCGTCCATCGCGCTGGCCTTCCTGCTGACCAGCGACGAAGAAGGCCCTTCGGTGGACGGCACCAAGGTGGTGGTGGAAGAGCTGGCCGCCCGTGGCGAGACGCTGGACTGGTGCATCGTGGGCGAGCCCACCTCCGTGCGCAAGACCGGCGACATGATCAAGAACGGCCGTCGCGGCACCCTGTCGGGCAAGCTCACCGTGCGCGGCATCCAGGGCCATATCGCCTACCCCCAGCTCGCCCGCAACCCCATTCACCAGGCGCTGCCGGCACTCGCGGAACTGGCCGCCACGGAGTGGGACCGCGGCAACGACTACTTCCCCCCCACCAGCTGGCAGATCAGCAACATCCACGGCGGCACGGGTGCGACCAACGTCATCCCCGGCACCGTGGTGGTGGACTTCAATTTCCGCTTCTGCACCGAATCCACGGCAGAAGGGCTGAAGACCCGCGTGCACAACCTGCTGGACCGGCACGGACTCGAATACGACCTCACCTGGACGCTCGGGGGACAACCCTTCCTCACGACGCCCGGCGAGCTGGTGGCTGCGGTGCAGCAGGCGATCACGGAGGAGACCGGCATCGCCACCGAGCTGTCCACCACCGGCGGCACCAGCGACGGGCGCTTCATCGCCCGCGTCTGCCCGCAGGTCATCGAACTGGGCCCGCCCAACGCCACCATCCACAAGATCGACGAGCATGTCGTGGTCGCCGACGTGGAGCCGCTCAAGAACATCTATCGCCGCACGCTGGAGCGGCTGAACGCACAGGCCGCCGCAGCATGA